The genomic window ACTTATAGATCACCAGCACCTCGACCGCCTGGTCGACGCCCGCCGACGGGCGCACGTTCCAGGCGCTGTAGGTGGCACACGCGCCGTTCGTCCAGTTGGTGCACGTCCGCACCGCGAAGCACGCCTGCTGCCCGGCGGCGAACGCCGTGGGCGGGCAGCCATTCGGATCACCGCAGTTCTGGGTCGCCGACAGGCAGTCCGCTCTGCTACCGCCTGGCCCGGTCACGCCCCAAGCCGCCGTCGTGTTCGGAATCGCCGAGTTCGGCTCGGCGCGAACCGCGTTACCGATGTCGACGTTTTGGCCCAACACCGCCATCCGCATCCCGGCCCGGCTCGCGCCCGACATCTCGAGCTTGAGGTAGAAGGCGCGCCCCATGTCGGCCGAGCCGAGCATCAACAAGAGCAGCATCGGGAAGATCAGCGCGGTCTCAACCAGCGCCTGCCCGCGCCGGCCTCGCAGTCGCCTGCGCATCATGCCTCCAATCTCACGGACCCGACCACCTGCACACCTGGCGCCGGCTGCCCGATGTTGTTGAAGGTCCAGGTCGAGGTCACGTAGTCACCGCAACGGTCGCCGTCGGTCATGAACATGCTGACCGTGACCGTCTGGCCGGCGGGCACCGGGAAGGTATAGGTGAGCGTCGCCAGGTCGTTACCACGGACCGCGGTCAGGAGGTCACGCTCGTGGCCCCAGGCCCAGTTGCCCTCGACCGTGAAGGTGCTCCCGTCGTGTGGGCCGTAGATCCCGCCCACCGGGTAGGTCATCGTCCACTTCGGGTCACCGTTAGAGTTCGTCCCGACCGTGTAGTGGCCGGCGCCCACTTCCGCGCCCGTGGGCTTCGCCGGGTTTGTATCGCTCGGGATATTCGTCAGCGCGTTGGGTGGCAGCGTCTGTCCCGACGTTGGCCGCGGGTTCCAGATGCCATCCGAGAAGTAGATGGGGCTGCCGTTGTTGATCTTGACGTACGCGTCGTAGGCGTCGAGCGCCCATTCGTCCTGGTACTTGATCACGATCGACTCAGTGGTCCCGGTCGCAGCAACCAGGGTCGAGCTGACCAGGATCTGGTTCTCCTGAATGCCGCTCGTCGTCACGCTCGGGGTCGCGGCTCCGCCGGTTCCGTTGCTGAAGTTGAACGTGCCGCCGGCCCCGAAGGTGGTGAGGCTGTACGCGAAGATCTGGCCCGACACGACCGCATTCGTCGTACCCCCGTCCCACTCGCCCCAGCGGGACGGGCTGCCGGGGTTGACCTCGACGCCACCGGCCCGCGCGTTCGTGTACTGGTAGATGATTCCGTTGAAGCTGTTCAGCTTCGGCGTCTCGCTCTCGCGGGTGCTGCCCGAGTCGATATGGATGAAGCTGTCGTTCTCCATGTCGAACAGCAGCGGGGCGCCGGCGACACGCTGCTCTTGCCCCAGTCCCGGCGCGTTCAGGCCGATGTAGTCGATCTCGCTGGTGGAAACGAAGCCGGCCGAGTTCGCCTCGAAGCGGAAGACGACGCCGGCGCCACTGATCGAGGTGCGGTCGCCGCCACCGCCGACGGTCGTCCCGGCGCCGGCGCAGGCTCCGTTGACGGTGGTGACCAGCGGCCCCGAGGCCAGCGACCCGTAACCGATCCAGACGCCCGCGGTTAGCGGGTTGACGCCACCGCAGGCGGTCACGCTCCCGGACGCGGTCGTGCACAGGTCCCAGTCACTGGAGTTCTCGCGGCTGTGGTCGATCCCGTTCGCCTTGCCACTGGTCGCCGTGTTCACACTGGCCTTGCCGGTGATGTCATAGATGCCCGGCTCGAAGGTATAGGTGCCGTGGTTGACCACGATCGACTGGTAGATGCCCGGCATCAGGTTATACGGTTCGGACGCTGGCGGCGGGCAGGTCGACCCGCTGCTCGCGACCGGGTCGCCGTTCAGCACCACGGTGCCGCAGCTCGGCAGCCCGGCAAGGTTGAACCGGGGCGTCCATGACTTGGTGCTGAAGGAGGTCTCGTTGCCGTAGACCTTCCGCACCGAATAGGCGCCCGGACCGGTCGTGGTACAACCAATCGGCGTCGAGGTATAGCCTCCTCCGAAGCCGCTGCAGTACAGCATGGCGCTCGGGTTGAGGGCAAAGCCATTCGCGCCGACGGGATTGTTCCAGGCGCATTGATTCGTAACCCCGCCGAACGGGTCACAGAATGAGGACCGGTCGCCGATCACCATGTCACCGTTCGACTCGGCCGCGACCACGTCCGACGGCGGATTGAGCGTGGCCCCGTCGACCCCGATGATCATCGTGCCGGCGCCGTTCTGGACCCAGTAGGTGGGGCAGTTCGCTGTCGCATCACACTTCAGCATCGACCGGGTCGGTGCCTTGGTGCGGTCGAAGCACTGGTAACCAACGCCGCACGCGCCGGTGGGCGCCTCATAGAGGTAGAACGCGAGTGGAGGCGGCGTGTTGTACACGATGCCGCTCGGCTGGGCGAACACGGTTGCCGAGGCGCTCACATTACTCGTCGCGAAGCCCACCGATCCCATGATCAGGTTCTGGACCTGCGAGTTGATGATGACCTGCATGCAGTTGTAGGGGGCCGTCTGGCAGTGCGGGGTCAGCGCGTAGGGTGGCACCGCAAGGGATACGGCGTTATTGAATCCGGAGCTCGAGCCGCATGCTACGCCCGCCGTGTCGTACCAGGTCGTGGTGAACCGAGTCAGACTGCCGACCGTGGTCGTCCGGTCGCAGGCCGTGTTTCGGGTCGTGATGAACCCGTCTGCCCCGGCGAAGTCGTGGGCGGCCACGGCGGCGAGCGCATTCGAGTCCGCAATCGGCGACTGCTGCGTCGCCCCGGCAAGACGCTTGCCGGCGGCCAATGCCGCGGCGTCGACCGCCTTCTGCGCCGTGTGCTGAACCAGGTACAGATGGGTGGCGTCGAGCGCCAGCCCGGCGAACCCCACCAGGACGACGAACATCAGGGCGAAGATCACCATCACCTGGCCACGATGGCCAGTGGTGCGGTTCGTCAGATGTCGGCGGATCAAGTTCATTTCTCAGTACTCCGTGTGCACCACGCTGATCGTGGTGATGGTGATTCGCGGCAGGAAGCTGCTGATCAGCGGCATCATCGGCAGGTAGGTGTACTTAACCTGGACCGCCACGTCCTGCACCGTCGGCGACACCGCGCGGGCGACGCCATCGCAGTGCTGATCTGCCGGAGAGGCGGTCGCCACGGCCGGCCAGATGTAGATCTTGCCCACGCCTGCGGGCGGATTCTGATCCGCGTTGGGGCTTGACGAGCTGTTCGGATCCGCGTTGCCGACGATCGAGTTTTCGTCAGGCCGGAGCAGGAATCCCTGCGCGCTCGACATGGCCGTCCGAATGGCGGCGCAATCGCTGCTGGCCTGGGGCTCCATCGAGACGACCCGTGCGGCCTCCCGGGCCGCCCAGGACACGGCGGCATACGTGTAGACGAGCCGCGCGAAGTCGATGCAGAGGAACAGCATGATGATCACGACCGGGGCGAGCAGGGCGAACTCGACCATCGATTGGGCACTGTTTCGCCGGCGAACACGTCCACGGCGCATCAGGGAGCGCACGGTTGCTAACGTAAATCCCAACCGATACAGCAAAGGTTGCAAAGTGCGGTCCAGCCGAGGTCTGCAATTTCGTCGACAAGCTGTTACCCCCTCGTGAAACGCCCTCCCCGGCGGCCCTCAAACAAAAGGAGAGGCCGCATCAAGCGGCCCCTCTTCGATCAGACGTTAGTTCTCGCTATTACCGCCGGCCGTATCGTTCGCGTTGGTCTTCGATTCGTTGACACCGGCCTGCTCATTCTGGTCGTTGCAGGCGGCGGCGTCCTCGTGCTGGTGGTCGCCGGTATTGTCGCCCTGCTCGCCACACTGAGCGGTCGTTGCGGCCGGCTTGGTCGCCGGCTTCGTGGCGGGCGTGGTCGCCGGCTTTGCCGCCGGCAGCGTCGTCTTCTCGTCCTTTTGCGCCTGGGTCTGCAGCTGGCCATTTTGTCTCTGCTGACCATTCCCCGAATCGGGCTTGGCGCTGGCGGCAACGCCGCTCAGTAGCAGAAAGCTGCCGGCGATCATTGCGATAAGAATCCTGCGCATAAAATCGATCACTCCTTGGGCAAGGCGAGCGGCCATGTCCACTATCTACAACGCCCCCATGGTGATGAACTATTCGTGGCCGAGGTGGGTCCGCCGTGCCGGTGTGACGATCTTGTGGCGTAGCCGTCACGACGCCCACGCGATCGCTAAAAGTGCGCTAACAATCACTGAAAGATGAGAAGCGGGTGGCGGCGATCGGCGACAGACCACGGGCACGAGTGTGTGACGACATAGCGAATTTGGTGGAAGCAAGCACCATTGTAAGTTACGGCTGACAGGGTGAGATCGCCGCGATCCGTATGACAAAGTCATTTCTGACCCGCCGTCGCGGGCAATCTCTAGTGGAGCTTGCCCTGGCTTTGCCCGTGGTCCTGATTCTTGGGCTGCTGACGGCCGACGTCGGGCGCGCGTACTTTTACCGGGAAGGGGTGGCCGATGCGACCCGTCAGGCGCTTCGCAGCGCCGTGCTGCAGCCCCAACAGGCGACCGGAGATACGGCATGCGCGGGCGGCGGCAGCACCGCATCGCTGAGCACGACCTTGCCGCCACTGGCTGGCGACACGCTAGCGACGATCGGCAACCAGGCCGCGCTCGAAAGCACGTTTACCGGCACGCCGGCCGGCTCCTCGATCAACGGGGCCACCATGACGGTCACCTGGCATTGTGCCGCCAACAAGGCCATCACCCGCGCGACCGCGACCTCCACCGACCCCGGCAACACGGGATCCGACGCGATCGAGGTCCAGATCGTCTATTCCATGCCACTCATCACCCCATTCCTCGCCAACTTTGTCAGCTCGCCGATCACGATCAAAGCGGACGTCCAGGCGCGGGTGCAGTACTGAGATGCGGCCTCAGCACTCGCGCGGTCAGTCGCTCGTGGAGTTCGCGCTCGTGGTGCCCGTGTTGTTCTTGGTCCTCATCGGCATGATCGACTTCATGCGCCTGGTACAGGCTGATAGCACGGTTGCCGATGCTGCCCGACAGGGAGCCCGACAGGGAGTGGCCAATGGCAGCGCCGCGGACAATCCGTGGGGGGCGTCCAACGGCCAACCGTGCCAGGGCACGAGCTTCACCTCGGGCGCGACCGGGAGCGGATGCCTGACCGACGCCCGCATCCTGGAGACGGTTACCCATGTCGTGCAGCCGCTGGGCGGCACCGTCACGCTGTTCTCCAACACGCTTGCTGGCGCGTGCGGCAACCCGGCCGCGGGCAACGTCAATGTGTGCATTGCTCCGGCCGAGACCGGTGCCGCGGGTGCCGACGCCGACTGCGTCGCAGCCAAAACGAGACTGACCCACGACCCTCGGGCGGGCGAGCTCGGCTCACGCAAAGCGGAGTGGGGGTTTCCCAAATTCAAGGGTTGCTTCTTGGTGCAGGTAACCGTGAAGTACACGTTTAAGCCGTGGACGCCCTTCGGGCCAACGTTGACGCTGATGTCGTCGACGTCGATGCTGGGCGAGGAGTTCTGACGTGCAGGGACCGCTGCAGCAACAGACTCGTGGCGCCTTCGTTACGCGGCACGCCTGAAAGCCGCCCCGTAACTTGCGAATGCAACCGTGATTCGGAACGAGATGAAAAAGACCCTGCGTAATGGGCGCCGCGGCCAGATGATCGTGCTCGTAGCCCTGATGGCTATGCTGCTGTTCGGGCTGGCCGCGTTCGCCCTTGACCTGAGCCTTGCGCAGTCCGACCGCCGGCTGCTCCAGGCCGACGTCGACTCGGCCGCGCTCGCCGGCTCGGTCGCCTACTCGACGAGCACCCACGCGGCGCACTGGGTCGCGCTGCAGTACCTTCAGAAACCGCTCGGCTTCACGCTGCCGCTGGGCTCCTGCACGAGCAACTCGGCGTGCCCACCCGGTACCTACACCACGGGTGCCTACACCATCAGCATTGCCGACCCGGCCGCGAAAGAGATGGATCTCTCGATCCAGCACACCGAACCCGGTCTCTTTGCCGGCGTCATCGGCCAGACCGTGACGACCGGCAACAGCGTCCGGACGACGGCGCCCGGACCGACCATAATCCCTGCTAGCTACGGGGCGGTCGCGGTGAGTGGGGAGTTGGGCAACAACGGTGGCGGCGGGACGGTCCGCGAGTTTGGTGCCAGCGTCTACGCGTTCTCAGACTACGGCGGAAATAACGGACCCCACGCGTTCCTCACGCACGCAACTCAGGTCGATTCCACCGGGACGCAGTGCAGCCCCACCGTTACGAACTATCTCGACCATGGTGGTGTAACCAACGGTGAAACCTGGGTCTGGACCGGCCCTCCGGCCGGCGGCGTCGGCATTGAACGCTGGTCCCAGCCGGCCCCGACGCCGTTCGACAACTACTCGCCGACTGTCCCGGCTGGTGCGCCGACGTTCATCAGTGCCGGATTCCCGGCGAGTGCCCAGGATGGCAGTGGCAACTGGAAGCCCGGTATCTACAACGGCGTCTTCCCATCCGCGCCTGGCAAGCTGAACCCGGGCGTCTACAAGCTGATCAACAACGCAGGAGCGATGAGCTTCGGCGCACTTACCCAGGTCACGTATACGGCTTCTGGCACCGAGGACGCTGCTGGCGCGATCGCGATTGTGCTGGACTCGTCGGACACCGGGGCGATAGACATCAGCTCGGTCACGCTCAACGGCATCGATGACCTGCACCCGCAAAGCTATGTCGGCCCGCGCGATCCGCAAGGGACGCACAACTTCGTGTTCTTTGGTGGAAACGGGGCGTCAGCGTACACCGGTTCGGTCGACTTCGGCCCCGGTACGAGCTTTGACATCAGCGGCATCTTTTACATGCCGAAGTACACCATCACGGGCCATGGGAACCCGGTCATGCACTTCAACGGCCAAATGACCGTCGCAAGCTATCACATCAGCGGCGGTGGCGGTTCACAGCAAGTCGTCAGCTGGGTCTGTGGAATCGACGTCGTTCTCGGCAACCCGGCCATCCAGGGCGGCATCAACCGCTAATCCGCCGCGGCCTTTTGGATGTCCGATTTCCGCTAGCCTGAGACGTTCGCAGGCCTCATGATGGTGCCATGAGCGCCGGACCCCTCGACTTCGAACGCTGCTACCGCGCCGTCGAGAGTCGCGACGCGCGCTTCGACGGCTGGTTCATCACCGCCGTCAAGACAACCGGCATCTACTGCCGCCCCAGTTGTCCGACACCGGTCCGGCCGAAGCGCGAGAACGTCCAGTTCTATCCGACCGCGGCCGCCGCGCAGCTTGCCGGGTTTCGCGCCTGTAAGCGCTGCCGCCCGGACGCGTCCCCCGGTTCTCCGGAATGGAACGTGCGCGGTGATCTCGTCGGGCGCGCGATGAGCCTGATCGCGGACGGCACCATCGATCGCGACGGTGTCACCGGGCTCGCGCGGCGGCTCTCCGTCAGCGAGCGCCATCTCCATCGCCTGCTGCTGAGTGAGCTCGGCGCCGGGCCGCTCGCGATCGCCCGCGCCCAACGCGCGCAGACCGCGCGTGTGCTGATCGAGACGACCGACCTGCCGTTCACGGATGTCGCGTTCGCGGCCGGCTTCGAGAGCATCCGTCAATTCAATGACACGGTTCGCGAGGTGTTCGCGCTCACGCCCACCGAACTGCGCACCACAGGACGGCGCCGTGGCGACATCGCCGACGGCGCGCTCACACTCCGGCTCCCCTACCGGCCGCCGCTCGACTGGTCCACGCTATCCGCCTGGCTCCGTGTCCGCGCGCTGCCCGGCGTCGCGGAGATGAACGGCCGCGTCTACCGGCGCACACTGCGCCTGCCGCGCGGCGCCGGCGTGGTCGCGCTCGAACCGATCGACACCCACATCCGGTGCACGCTCCGTCTGGAGTCGATGGCGGATCTGACGAGCGCGGTACGACAGTGCCGCCGCCTGCTCGACCTCGACGCCGACCCGCTGAGCGTCGTCGAGGTCTTGTCGCAAGACCGCCGCCTATCGCGAATCGTTAAGAAGCGCCCCGGGTTGCGCGCACCCGGAGCGGTCGACGGGACGGAGCTCGCGATCCAGGCGATTCTCGGCCAGCAGGTCTCAATCGCCGCGGCGCGCACGCTCGCGTCGCGCCTGGTGACTGCGAATGGCGACGTGATCAAGATCGCCGACCCGACACTCACCCATCTGTTCCCCCAAGCCGGCGCGATCGCCGAGGCGGACCTGTCAAGGCTCGGCGTGCCGGCAACGCGTCGAGCCACGCTCTACGCGCTCTCCCGCGCCGTCGCGAGCGGCGCGCTCGCGCTTGATCCAGGCGCCGACCGGACTGAGACCTACCAGCAGCTGATGCGGTTGCCCGGGATCGGGGAATGGACGGCGGGCTACATCGTGATGCGCGCACTCGGCGACCCCGATACCTTCTTACCGAGCGACCTCGGCATTAAGAAGGCCGGCGCCCGCCTCGGCCTCGGCAGTAACTCGCGTGCCATGTCCGAACACGCCGCCGCCTGGCGGCCCTGGCGCAGCTACGCGACCCACCAACTGTGGGCCACACTCAGCGACACGCCGAATGAGCCAGCCCCGGCGTGGAAAGGCTGGCGTGAAGATTAAGGAGGCCTCATGATGCAAACCAAAGCTAGGTTGCACAGCACGACCCACCCCACACCCATCGGTGTGCTCACGCTCGTCGCGTCGGATGATGGGCTCAGAACGATCCTCTGGCCCAGGCTGTCACCCGCGCGCGCGGGCATTCATCCGATACCGCGCCGCAACCCGGATCATCCGATCCTCATGCGAACGGCAGCCCAGCTCGACGAGTACTTCGCCGGATCGCGCACGACGTTCGACATCCCACTCGACCTGCAGGGCACGCGCTTCCAGCTCGCAGCCTGGCGGTCGTTGGCTCGGATCCCGTTCGGCGCCACGACCAGCTATGGCCGGCAGGCGGCGGCACTCGGCATTCCGAAGGCCGCGCGCGCCCTCGGCGCCGCCAACGGCGCGAATCCGGTCTGCATCGTCCTCCCGTGCCATCGCGTCATCGGAGCCGACGGATCGCTGACCGGATTCGGGGGCGGGCTGCCCACCAAGCAATGGCTCCTCGACCATGAAGCAAGCGTCCTCGCATCTAGTATCGTTTCGACGCCCGAATGGCCACATCAGCAACCCCTGCAGACGCGCTTATCCATGCCCGTGGCCTGACAAAGCGCTTCGCGAATCTCGTTGCCGTTGACGCGATCGACTTTGACGTCGAGCGCGGCGAGGCGTTCGGCTTCCTCGGCCCGAACGGCGCCGGTAAAACGTCGACCATGCGCATGATCGGGTGCGTCTCGGTCGCATCGGGAGGCACCTTGCGTGTGCTCGGCATGGACCCGGTCGCGGACGGCCCGCGAATTCGCGCGCGGCTGGGCGTGGTGCCACAGTCGGACACGCTGGACGTCGAACTCCACGTCGACGAGAACCTGCTGACCTACGCCCGCTACTTCGGTATTGCACGCGATGTCGCGAGGCGCCGTGCAGAGCAGCTCCTCGATTTCGTCCAGCTCAAAGACCGTGCGAGAGATCACGTCGAGTTTCTCTCCGGTGGCATGAAGCGCCGGCTCACGATTGCGCGCGCGCTCGTCAATGAGCCCGAGCTATTGCTGCTCGACGAGCCCACCACCGGCCTCGACCCGCAGGCGAGGCATCTGGTCTGGGACCGCCTCTACCGCCTCAAGCAGCAGGGCGTCACGATCGTGCTGACCACGCATTACATGGATGAGGCGGAGCAACTCTGTGATCGCCTGGTCGTCATGGACAAGGCGAAGATCGTCGCCTTCGGATCGCCGCGAAGCCTGATCGACCAGTACTCCACACGCGAAGTGCTCGAACTTCGCTTCCCGATCGATACCACCCCGGCGCAGGCCAAGCTCGACGGCCTCGCCGAGCGTATCGAGGTACTGCCCGATCGCGTGCTGCTCTACACCAACGACGGCGAAATGGCGGCGACCGCGGTCCATAGCCGCGGCCTGCGGCCGGAGTCTACCCTGGTTCGGCGAAGTACGCTCGAGGACGTCTTCCTTCGACTCACCGGCCGGAGCCTGATCGAGTGATTGGACGGCGATGACCGGCGCGCTACGCGTCCTCGAACATCATCTGCTCGTCTACCGCCGCACCTGGAAAGGATCCCTGTTCACCTCGTTCGTTTCGCCTGTCTTGTTCCTGACCGCCATGGGCCTGGGCCTTGGCAGCCTGATCTCGCGCGGGCCAGTTCGAACGGTCGACGGCGTTTCCTACGTGGCGTTTCTCGCGCCGGGCTTGCTGGCGGCCACCGCGATGCAATCCGCCTTTGTCGAAACCACCTATCCGATCATGGCGCGGATGCAGTGGCTTCGCACCTACGATGGCATGCTGGCGACACCGATCCGCGTCCTCGAGGTCCTGGCTGGCGAATTCGGCTGGCTCGCCGTCCGCCTCGCACTGGGCAGCAGCGCATTCTTTCTCGTCATGCTCCTCTTCGGCACGGTCCAATCCGGGCTGGGACTGCTGGCTATCGTCGTCGCCGTCCTTACCGGCCTCGCTTTTGGTGCGCCGATTTTTGCCTTTACGGCGACGCAGCGCACCGATAACAGTTTTGCCCTGATCGGCCGCCTTTTCATCACGCCACTCTTTCTGTTGGGCGGCGTCTTTTTTCCGATTCATCAGCTGCCGCAATTCGTCCAGGGGATCGCCTGGCTCACACCGCTCGCGCATGGCGTGGCGCTGGCCCGCGGCCTCTCGGTCGGTGTGCTGGCACCGGCCGCTGGCATCCACCTGCTGGTGCTGCTGGTGTACGCGGCCGCCGGAGTCGTCGCTGCCCGCATCACGTTTCGCCGGCGGCTCGCTCCGTGATCGCGGTGCTTGGGCGGCGCAGCTTCCAGGTCCCCGCGGTGCGCAGGGCGGGGCACCTCGTCGAGCGCAACGCGATCCTCCAGCGGCGCGGCTGGCCCGTCATCGTGTCGGGCTTCGTCGAGCCCCTGCTGTACCTGCTCGCGATCGGCTTCGGGGTGGGCGCGCTGGTCGGCTCGACGGTTACCGTGAACGGCCATCCGCTCCGTTACGCCGTGTTCGTCGCCCCCGCATTGATGGCCTCTTCCGCGATGAACGGCGCGATCTTCGAGACCGCGTTCAACTTCTTTTACAAGCTCAAGTACGTCAAGCTCTACGACGCTGTCCTGGCCACACCGCTCGGTGTCGCCGACATCGCGCTGGGCGAGATCTCCTGGGCGCTGATGCGCGGCACGCTCTACGCCCTCGGCTTCATCGTCCTCATGGTCGCGCTCGGACTGGTGATCTCCCCTTGGGCACTGGTCGCTCTGCCGGCCGCCATGCTGATCGGATTCTCGTTCGCGGCGGTGGGCACCGCCGCGTCGACCTTCGTCCGTACCTACCAGGACTTCGACCTTGTCCTGACTGTGCTGATTCCCCTCTTCCTCTTCTCGGCGACCTTCTATCCGATCACTGTCTACCCCGGCGCACTGCAGGTTGTGGTGCAGCTGACGCCCCTGTACCACGGCGTCGACTTGCTCCGCAGCC from Candidatus Dormiibacterota bacterium includes these protein-coding regions:
- a CDS encoding TadE family protein, which translates into the protein MMRRRLRGRRGQALVETALIFPMLLLLMLGSADMGRAFYLKLEMSGASRAGMRMAVLGQNVDIGNAVRAEPNSAIPNTTAAWGVTGPGGSRADCLSATQNCGDPNGCPPTAFAAGQQACFAVRTCTNWTNGACATYSAWNVRPSAGVDQAVEVLVIYKFTPATPLIANFTGGTGSFYLPGDTLGLQLY
- a CDS encoding pilus assembly protein TadG-related protein, whose translation is MNLIRRHLTNRTTGHRGQVMVIFALMFVVLVGFAGLALDATHLYLVQHTAQKAVDAAALAAGKRLAGATQQSPIADSNALAAVAAHDFAGADGFITTRNTACDRTTTVGSLTRFTTTWYDTAGVACGSSSGFNNAVSLAVPPYALTPHCQTAPYNCMQVIINSQVQNLIMGSVGFATSNVSASATVFAQPSGIVYNTPPPLAFYLYEAPTGACGVGYQCFDRTKAPTRSMLKCDATANCPTYWVQNGAGTMIIGVDGATLNPPSDVVAAESNGDMVIGDRSSFCDPFGGVTNQCAWNNPVGANGFALNPSAMLYCSGFGGGYTSTPIGCTTTGPGAYSVRKVYGNETSFSTKSWTPRFNLAGLPSCGTVVLNGDPVASSGSTCPPPASEPYNLMPGIYQSIVVNHGTYTFEPGIYDITGKASVNTATSGKANGIDHSRENSSDWDLCTTASGSVTACGGVNPLTAGVWIGYGSLASGPLVTTVNGACAGAGTTVGGGGDRTSISGAGVVFRFEANSAGFVSTSEIDYIGLNAPGLGQEQRVAGAPLLFDMENDSFIHIDSGSTRESETPKLNSFNGIIYQYTNARAGGVEVNPGSPSRWGEWDGGTTNAVVSGQIFAYSLTTFGAGGTFNFSNGTGGAATPSVTTSGIQENQILVSSTLVAATGTTESIVIKYQDEWALDAYDAYVKINNGSPIYFSDGIWNPRPTSGQTLPPNALTNIPSDTNPAKPTGAEVGAGHYTVGTNSNGDPKWTMTYPVGGIYGPHDGSTFTVEGNWAWGHERDLLTAVRGNDLATLTYTFPVPAGQTVTVSMFMTDGDRCGDYVTSTWTFNNIGQPAPGVQVVGSVRLEA
- a CDS encoding TadE/TadG family type IV pilus assembly protein; amino-acid sequence: MVEFALLAPVVIIMLFLCIDFARLVYTYAAVSWAAREAARVVSMEPQASSDCAAIRTAMSSAQGFLLRPDENSIVGNADPNSSSSPNADQNPPAGVGKIYIWPAVATASPADQHCDGVARAVSPTVQDVAVQVKYTYLPMMPLISSFLPRITITTISVVHTEY
- a CDS encoding TadE/TadG family type IV pilus assembly protein encodes the protein MELALALPVVLILGLLTADVGRAYFYREGVADATRQALRSAVLQPQQATGDTACAGGGSTASLSTTLPPLAGDTLATIGNQAALESTFTGTPAGSSINGATMTVTWHCAANKAITRATATSTDPGNTGSDAIEVQIVYSMPLITPFLANFVSSPITIKADVQARVQY
- a CDS encoding TadE family protein; this translates as MRPQHSRGQSLVEFALVVPVLFLVLIGMIDFMRLVQADSTVADAARQGARQGVANGSAADNPWGASNGQPCQGTSFTSGATGSGCLTDARILETVTHVVQPLGGTVTLFSNTLAGACGNPAAGNVNVCIAPAETGAAGADADCVAAKTRLTHDPRAGELGSRKAEWGFPKFKGCFLVQVTVKYTFKPWTPFGPTLTLMSSTSMLGEEF
- a CDS encoding pilus assembly protein TadG-related protein; translated protein: MKKTLRNGRRGQMIVLVALMAMLLFGLAAFALDLSLAQSDRRLLQADVDSAALAGSVAYSTSTHAAHWVALQYLQKPLGFTLPLGSCTSNSACPPGTYTTGAYTISIADPAAKEMDLSIQHTEPGLFAGVIGQTVTTGNSVRTTAPGPTIIPASYGAVAVSGELGNNGGGGTVREFGASVYAFSDYGGNNGPHAFLTHATQVDSTGTQCSPTVTNYLDHGGVTNGETWVWTGPPAGGVGIERWSQPAPTPFDNYSPTVPAGAPTFISAGFPASAQDGSGNWKPGIYNGVFPSAPGKLNPGVYKLINNAGAMSFGALTQVTYTASGTEDAAGAIAIVLDSSDTGAIDISSVTLNGIDDLHPQSYVGPRDPQGTHNFVFFGGNGASAYTGSVDFGPGTSFDISGIFYMPKYTITGHGNPVMHFNGQMTVASYHISGGGGSQQVVSWVCGIDVVLGNPAIQGGINR
- a CDS encoding AlkA N-terminal domain-containing protein, with the protein product MSAGPLDFERCYRAVESRDARFDGWFITAVKTTGIYCRPSCPTPVRPKRENVQFYPTAAAAQLAGFRACKRCRPDASPGSPEWNVRGDLVGRAMSLIADGTIDRDGVTGLARRLSVSERHLHRLLLSELGAGPLAIARAQRAQTARVLIETTDLPFTDVAFAAGFESIRQFNDTVREVFALTPTELRTTGRRRGDIADGALTLRLPYRPPLDWSTLSAWLRVRALPGVAEMNGRVYRRTLRLPRGAGVVALEPIDTHIRCTLRLESMADLTSAVRQCRRLLDLDADPLSVVEVLSQDRRLSRIVKKRPGLRAPGAVDGTELAIQAILGQQVSIAAARTLASRLVTANGDVIKIADPTLTHLFPQAGAIAEADLSRLGVPATRRATLYALSRAVASGALALDPGADRTETYQQLMRLPGIGEWTAGYIVMRALGDPDTFLPSDLGIKKAGARLGLGSNSRAMSEHAAAWRPWRSYATHQLWATLSDTPNEPAPAWKGWRED
- a CDS encoding methylated-DNA--[protein]-cysteine S-methyltransferase, coding for MMQTKARLHSTTHPTPIGVLTLVASDDGLRTILWPRLSPARAGIHPIPRRNPDHPILMRTAAQLDEYFAGSRTTFDIPLDLQGTRFQLAAWRSLARIPFGATTSYGRQAAALGIPKAARALGAANGANPVCIVLPCHRVIGADGSLTGFGGGLPTKQWLLDHEASVLASSIVSTPEWPHQQPLQTRLSMPVA
- a CDS encoding ABC transporter ATP-binding protein produces the protein MATSATPADALIHARGLTKRFANLVAVDAIDFDVERGEAFGFLGPNGAGKTSTMRMIGCVSVASGGTLRVLGMDPVADGPRIRARLGVVPQSDTLDVELHVDENLLTYARYFGIARDVARRRAEQLLDFVQLKDRARDHVEFLSGGMKRRLTIARALVNEPELLLLDEPTTGLDPQARHLVWDRLYRLKQQGVTIVLTTHYMDEAEQLCDRLVVMDKAKIVAFGSPRSLIDQYSTREVLELRFPIDTTPAQAKLDGLAERIEVLPDRVLLYTNDGEMAATAVHSRGLRPESTLVRRSTLEDVFLRLTGRSLIE
- a CDS encoding ABC transporter permease, whose translation is MTGALRVLEHHLLVYRRTWKGSLFTSFVSPVLFLTAMGLGLGSLISRGPVRTVDGVSYVAFLAPGLLAATAMQSAFVETTYPIMARMQWLRTYDGMLATPIRVLEVLAGEFGWLAVRLALGSSAFFLVMLLFGTVQSGLGLLAIVVAVLTGLAFGAPIFAFTATQRTDNSFALIGRLFITPLFLLGGVFFPIHQLPQFVQGIAWLTPLAHGVALARGLSVGVLAPAAGIHLLVLLVYAAAGVVAARITFRRRLAP
- a CDS encoding ABC transporter permease; protein product: MIAVLGRRSFQVPAVRRAGHLVERNAILQRRGWPVIVSGFVEPLLYLLAIGFGVGALVGSTVTVNGHPLRYAVFVAPALMASSAMNGAIFETAFNFFYKLKYVKLYDAVLATPLGVADIALGEISWALMRGTLYALGFIVLMVALGLVISPWALVALPAAMLIGFSFAAVGTAASTFVRTYQDFDLVLTVLIPLFLFSATFYPITVYPGALQVVVQLTPLYHGVDLLRSLTTGMIGPSILLDIAYLVILGAAALALAATRLERLLLK